TGCAATTGTTGTCCAAAATATACATTTTAAATGGTTTCTGGAGAAACTGGGACCAGTACAGTAGTGTCATGATAAAATTGCGATTATTGATGAGGGACTCTAAGTGGGTCACATTAACATATGAAGGAAATGTCGAACTGGTTTACAAGTATGTAGACTTATTTATGGAAACGGAGCTGGAAGGTTGGTAATGGCCATCTATTCCATTATATGGGTAGCTCACAAATTATGCTTTACGTAACATGAGTATGTCTATTATGATTTTCCAATGTATGCATAACTAAAAATATCCATGTGTCGTTCCGTTATTTTATCCTCAACAAAAGTTAATTGGCACGGATGAAGCGACTACTTGTGTGGGCGTTGTAATTAGAAACCGGGACAATGGAATGTAAGTTCCATTGGATTAAGTTTCAGCTAACTTGAAACTCTCACTGAGTCATATATTGTTTGGTTACGTATATCTTATTTGTCTTCGCCCTCTTCAGGACTTCAGTTGCCCACATGGATTCTCCAAAAATTGTAGACCTTGGCCTGTCTCAGATGCTGTCAAAATTAGTCGATTGTAAACATGATAGCGACATGGATGTAAGTTTAGTGTTTAGTTTACCTTTGTGTATTCTAACTTTATGAACATTTTGACAGTTTTAAGGGCATGATTTGCAGGTGCATCTTATAGGAGGTTTTGAAGAAATTTCATATAAAGTCTGAGTAATCTCTAACCCTGTTTTTCATTAATTTGTCTCTCTAACCAGTTCAATGCAGAATTCAAaattcttgtttttgaaatacaTTTATGCAGAATACTGAACAAACTGGATCTGAAGGCAATCCGGAGCAAGTAGACCATTCTTTTCCCCTGTGTGCTAAAATCATTGAAGCTTTGGGAAAGAGTGCGGTGAAGTTTCATATCCAAAATTTATTTGTCCTTGGCCACAATACCAGAAAAGATACTGCAGGGAATACACTCCCGATATTCAGCGGCATCCTAGTGAGTAACGAGCCTTTGAACTGAAAAGCTTATCTGATTCATGATTCATGATTGCATCTCCATTTTACAAATTGCAAGTCAAAATATTTTGCAATCACCACTACATGAGTTTTTGTGTTCTGTGTCCCACACCACAGAAGAATATTTATTACCTTTGGCATGATGGTATCCATATTGTATGCTTTCAATATCACTACTTAGGTTGGATGTACTTCAAAATAGCTTTACTTTATAGATCGCTTTGTTGGATCTCATCCTCTGttgtttaaaattttgaatcttcaTACTGTTTCTTGGCGacactttttcttttctctattTGCTCCCCTTTCATGTGTGTGTCTTGggaagtttttttttataattttttttataatttttttataattattaccCAGTATGTATTTTGCGGCCTTTTGTCATGCCTAATTCCTGTTGTAAAATGTCTTACATTAAAGTGTTCGTGTATGTGCGCATTCGGCATGACTTTAGATCAAGGTGCTCTTTGTTATTACCTCGTCCTTCAGTCTTAGTAGTGTTCACTTCTGATATATGTATAGATATGCACACACAATCCGTTAATGAAGGTTGGTGGATTGTTGGATTTCGTTGTCCATTTATAATGGACCTTGGTTCTCTCACTTCTTTGTGTGTGCCATCTTTCTCCATAATTTTCTCATGATAATTTTTCTTGTCAGTTACTGAAGAAAATGATTGAGGTTGAGGTTTATTTTTCATGCTCGATGGAATTTTTCAAAGACAATATAATTTGCTAAAAGTAATTTAGTTCTTTATAAACCTTAACAGGATATTTCACCTTATAAGTTATTTGTGTTTCACTTCAGGTAGAAACTAGGACTGGAACTGTCACCCCAGCCACATTTGATCAGACCACAAGATGCCCAGATGAAATGGTTAGGAGAATCCGAATCTCTGCTTCCTTTTCGGACACCCGTTGGAGAAATAAGTTACTCGAGACATATGACACTCGAACTGACCGGTTCATCATTGCCCCGTGCTCTTGGTAAAACCTTTTTTAGCTAGTTTATGTGTTAGTAGCTCTCCTAAGTATTCTTTAAGACTAAGATTACCTATAGATGAGTAAAATTCAGTACCTTTTTTTTCCCCTCTTTCTGTAGATTCAGTACCTTTTTTTTTCCCCATCCTCTTCAGAGTCTTCACTTTATTTTTCAGATTACTTTTGTGTGTTTTAATGTGTGATGCATCAGATTTCGGGGAAGTGCACATTAGAAATTGTCTTATAATTTAGTTAGAGGTATCTTGAGCAACAAGAAGAATGAAATCAGTTAGAGGAGGAATCATTTAGTCTATAAACAGAGGAGataagggagagagaaaatcatGAAGAATATTATTGAGTGAATTTTACTTAATTTTGCTTATGACTAAGAGTGTAGAGTCACTTAAAAGACTGGGATTGTAAAGTGTAAACCCTGTATGATCTGGGCCCCGTTTGGACCGTCAAACCTCTAATAGTGGTGTTTGGTAGGCACAGGATTTGAACAGCGGATTTGGCTCAAACCTCGAATTAAAAAACGTTGCTCATAGCAGCGTTTCAAATGGAGGATTGAAATCATGTAAAGTTAAAAGACAACTTTCCCCCCATATTCCCCGTCCTCTCTAACCTCCATTAACACATTAGAAAGCTTTTCTTTAAGAAATTACGAGTTATTGTTTATGCGTAGAAATACAAACAGTAGgagaaaaaaaaagtacaattgATATGAATTGATCATACCCACTAAAAAAAGTATTGATGATAAGTAAAGAATCATCTCAACTAGTCAATTACGCAATTGTTTATCCTACCTCAATTTCATCAAAGTTGATGCTTGGTTATGAAATCATAAGAACATGATGGGTATAAGGTGAAGATTGAATAGGCTTGGGTTATTTTGGGAGATGGAAATAAGGTGGAGATTGAGTGTGGTGGGGTTTTTCTGTGTTTTTTTGTTGGGTGATGGAAATAAGGAGGAGAATCTGGATGAAGGTAGTAACTAGTAAGGTACTCATTTTTAGTGAACCTTTTTTTAAGAAGGTTTATGAAGTATAATATTATTTGCCTAGTACAGTAATTAGaagttattatttaatttccctcaaaaaaaaaattatttatttattttccatcaaaaaaaaagttattttttttgttttccccgcaaaaaaagttatttatttattttgtaagaAATACGAGTTCCATTAAACTTTTTCATGAATTATTAAATGAGTttaattactcatgttttgcTAACTTCATACATTTGTAATTTAAAGCAACTCACCATTTACAtcttaataaaaaaagaaaagaaatgttACAAAAGACCAATGTCATTTtataaatgtcattttacagaAAATACTAGTTAAAAGCTTTTAACAAACCTGCAACCATTACCAAACACATTTATGTAAACATCTAGTCAAATCCGCTGTTAAATCTGCTAAAGAATAAGTTAATCAGTTAACTGCTAATGCAAATAGTAAACATCTATACTCTTAACATCTAACTGCCAAACAGGGCCCTGATGACTTAATTTCACCGTATTACTAATTGCTGTCAATTTCCACCCTTAAGTCTCTTCTCCTTCATCTGCATTTCCCTATACTTTTGATTTTCCAATCTGTCACAAAAACATTAAAGTTTCTTTTCAGGTTTATTACTGTTTTTTGATGTGATTACGATTGGTGCAGGAGCATACACCTGGTACATATGTCATCTTTTCTACAGAAGCTTCCTGATTCTGAAATCCTTCGTACTTGTTCCACTTCACCTTTTGCTGAGGCACCAGACTTCATACATAATCAAAGAAGGTTTGAGTTGTCTATACATGTGTCAACAACAGCACTCTTAAATTTCGCATCTGTATGTGGCTACGTGCTTTCACAATTTCTAGCTGTCACTGATCAGTAGATGAGAAGGGGATACAAATGTTAGTATGTTACTTTGTTTGAGTTTATTCAAGCTGATGGAAGATGCATAATTGTAGTGTAGTTGAGTTGATTGAGTTTCTCTCTATGGGTGGGATTATCTGTTGAAGTAGAAAAGTGAACTAATGTCTTTGTTCTACACTTTTCTTCATCACTCTGTTTTTTTTCTTGCTCTTGCTGAAATAACAAAAGTTTGCTTTTGATGTTTTTTGCATCTATCTGGTGGTCAACCTGTTTGTTATAAGGCTATTTACATCTTGATTTCCTAGGTAGATGGACATGGACCCCTTCTATTACTCTATCAGTTTATTGTAGAATCGTTCTATGGTCATCTAGATCAATTAAGCATGCCTGAGCTCTCATTATAGctactgtttttttttattctcctgTTCAATGTTCCTATATTTATTTCTAGTCCCTTTGTGTGACCTTCAGGCAGTGGGATTATTTGATTCAGCATCCATATTGGAAGGAAACTTTCCGGATGGGAGAGCCGCGCATATTTACAAGGGCTGTTAATGGAGAGTGGATAATGGTTGAGTAAGGTAGTGTTCTGCTACCTCATCATCTTTAgttctatgatttaattataCTTTTCCTCGTGGAGGAAAGATCATGCTGGTAAGGGCATCCCATATGAGTTTGCTGCTGGAAGAAATGATCAATGCATGTCTAGCATTTCATGAGAAGTATGGAGCAACCACAAATAATGTTTGTGTCTATCCTTGTTTGTATTTATAGCATACTCCATTTTACTATTCGATAGCTGTTCGGTTTAATTGTTGAACTGGACTAAGGTAACGTTTGGTTGACCATAGGAAGTAAAAGTTCCTAGGAATAAGATTTTCCCATGTATTCACATTTCCTAGGAAGTAAGAAATATTGTTTGGTTGAATATGGGAAGTAACTTCCTATGGGAAGTTCCACTTACCTAGGGGAACCTAGGTAAGcaacttcctccattttgtGGGAAGTGAAAGTTCCTAGGAAGTGTGACTTCCCACAATTTTGCAAACCAAACAACACCACAAACTTTAACGTCCTAGGAAGTTACATTTCCCATTGTATTTTATGTCAACCAAATAACACCTAAGTTAGGCCTGTCTCACTTTTTGTACTGTGAGTCAAGTATTCCAGTATTGTGACTCTGCTTTCGGTGGCTTGGGTCTCTACGACTCTATGAGGTTGTGGTTGAAGCTTGTTGCACAATCAAACTCTGTCATCCGGTGATGATCATACTGTCGGTTTTGCTTGTGATTTTTATGTGAGAGTGTGAGACCTGTTTCACGTACTTCTGCTGTTTTCATGTAAGACATGAGTGGCTGTAGTGTCTTTTTAAGTTAGACTAGAGAGAGCTAGTTGTCTACTTGTTTATAACTCTATACTAAAACAGACTCTAGGAATAACATATGTCACTTCAtggtgcaaaattttcccgccaaaaacttcTTTCCCGAAAAACATGTATATTTTATAAACGGTTTATGTATGAAAAAAATATTGGATTATAGAGTATGACAATATTAGatgattttggtaatatttttagtcaaatcgtcatatcaataataaaaatattttttttcaatattttggtcaaattagcatattaagtaTATCacatattttggtcaaattgtcatactccgtattaagtatataaaatatttaatacgTAGAAGGATGGAAAAGTTGCATAACAgatgattaaatgagtatgctcaagatttattaattatgcattaaCTTTAGGGGATAAATATTTCAGTTtaacattttataaaaaaaatggtcaaataataattttcggatATTCGTGCATGCAAGGAACATATTCTAGTGGATGAACAAGTCCCACTCATTTCCATTCTCTTCTCTGATAATTCTTGTTTTGTTCGGACCATGTCACTATTTTGTCTAGTTCGATGACCTAGATCATAAATTCTTAATTGCATTGCTTAGTCTTAAAATGCCTGCAATCTTAGAAACCTTTTGAATGTATGTTCACCAAGTGAAGCTTGCTTCCATTTGAATAACTCCTAAGAGATAATGGGAGCATTCAAGTTGTATATCTATGACCTGATGTTCTCTGTCTTGGTGGCAACGCCTTTTCCCTTTGCTTTTTATGTCAAAGGTATCTAGTTCTGTTGGTCGGGTGACCTTCAATATCTTCCCATTTGTTGGTCGCCTAGATATGCTTTTATGCACCATCAATATATCTTGATTTGTTGGTCTAGTTTCCATTGGGGAATTTCATGCACAGTACTAAATGATCCTCTCAAGTccgattttagtttcttttataTGAAATGGTTTAACCCATGTCTCTGGTGAGAAGTTATCTCAAATTGTCAATAACTTATGCATATCTCTACTTTTGGCaacatttttttgtttatttcatTTATGTGATGCTGAGGTGTTGTTTGCAAATTTTCAGCACAAGAACCAGCGAACTGATATATTTGGCGCTCAACAAAAACTATCTTGGATAAATTTAGAGTATCCATTGATCCAGTGTTGTGGATTTGACAACGGAGTTATCTTTTCTGTGTTGCATGCTGCGTACTGTGAGTGACGAGTTGTGGTAAATATTCGGGTGGATTTGTTGCTCGTGATCTGTTGATATGCCAAAATGTTGCCagaattattttcataatcttctAGCAACCCCTCTTCCCCTTTCCACAATATTTTTACCGTTCTGATTATTGATCCTTGAAAATAAGAGACGGAAGCACACAAAATTATGAAGGGATGTCTGCATTCATAAACATAGCACTATGCCACTTTGTGTAAGATTAGTACTATGATTAGAGTCATATTTTGTCTACTGTGATCAAAGATGTTGAAATAATGTTTTTATTCAATATGATACTTCATTTAAGTATTGAACTATTAAGATGCTGTTGGTGAATTCCTAAAAGAACGATAATTGTTTGTTAATAGTGTTTTCAAAGAATACATTAGTacagagtattttttttttcctgggcAGAGGGAGTCGACAAAAGAATAATGATAAAATGTTTTTAATGTACAAACATATAGAAATTATTTTGGAAAAACTTTATTTAAGAAGTACAGTACTATATTTATCCatcaagaaaatatatattaagttaTTAACAATTGCTAATTTTCCATGCTAGGAAGTAGGAATAAATAGATTATCTAATTTAATTCTGCCAATAGGCCTATCTCATATTAACCCTTGATTCTTTCGCCAATTTCTTcggtttttttttatagtttactgTTTTATTGAGTGATTTATGTGCAAAATATCTCTTCAACCCTTAAATTATTTTTAGGATCCTAAATTAGACAAGTGCAAAAGTACGTTATGAGTTGTATAAGTGTTATTTACCTTTCATTTTGTTCTCCTTTTTACCAAGGTAAATGTCTTAAACATGGCTATTTGATCTGATTAGTATTTTTTACGTGAGAGGAAATAATagtatcaataataataataataaataataataataataatcaatgGCTTATAGAGTTGATCATGAATATGATTATCTGTTCAAGATCGTATTGATTGGAGATTCAGGTGTCGGTAAATCCAATATTCTGTCAAGGTTTACCAGAAATGAGTTTTGCTTGGAATCCAAGTCCACGATTGGAGTTGAATTCGCTACAAGAACGTTACAGGTGAGTTCATCCAAATATTTAGTACAATAGCTTGCTGTAATTAATCAAATCGAAAACCTTTTAGTTGGGGACAATGAACACGAATATATCTCGAGGTTTCCCCTCGTTACGACTTACGACCATCTATGCGCTCGACAAACCATCCCTGCACCAAGCATGGTGCTTCTTGCCCACACATGAGCGCGTAAGAGAACACCATTCTTGGTGCTAACGGCGCATGCTATAAGGGTTGCAGTGCAAGAATTTATATTCATGTTTGAATTCGCCTTGTTATTTGCTCATCTTTATGATTTCCTATCAATCTATTCAGAAACTGATTTTGGCACATATATTCATGTCTTAGAAACTGATTTTGGCACATCTTATGTTGACTTTGGTATAACACTTAGTGAAAACCAGTTAGGCTACTCACTAAGTGTCTCAGAAACCTGTCTTTCATATATTCACTTAATGAGTAGCCTACAGAAAGACAGGTTTTCATATATTCATGTCTCAGAAACTGATTTTGGCACATCTATATGAAAACCTGTCTTTCTGTATCCTCCAGAAGTGTATAGCCTAACTTTCcattaaaaagaaaagaaaagtgtaTAGCCTAACTAAAAAGGGAAAGTTTTAATCAAATTATGTGCATATAATTGTCATACTACACCTGAAAAATCTAAGCATGTAAAATTGAAGGTTATAATAATTAATTGTGGAAATGCAGGTAGAAGGCAAAGTGGTAAAAGCACAGATATGGGACACAGCAGGACAAGAGAGGTACAGAGCCATAACAAGTGCATACTACAGGGGAGCTGTAGGAGCCCTGTTAGTGTACGACTTAACCAAGAAACAAAGCTTTGATAACGTGAACCGATGGCTTCATGAACTACGCGACCACGCAGATTCAAACATCGTGATCATGTTAGTCGGAAACAAGTCCGATC
This sequence is a window from Spinacia oleracea cultivar Varoflay chromosome 1, BTI_SOV_V1, whole genome shotgun sequence. Protein-coding genes within it:
- the LOC110785492 gene encoding protein N-terminal asparagine amidohydrolase, with amino-acid sequence MIFVAGVPFESNSSYQGNCDLVALMEHPKLVSASLSFKAIPEKKYSTSDASSDELTKSKHVYLFQREYATVDPLLVDLIGTDEATTCVGVVIRNRDNGMTSVAHMDSPKIVDLGLSQMLSKLVDCKHDSDMDVHLIGGFEEISYKNTEQTGSEGNPEQVDHSFPLCAKIIEALGKSAVKFHIQNLFVLGHNTRKDTAGNTLPIFSGILVETRTGTVTPATFDQTTRCPDEMVRRIRISASFSDTRWRNKLLETYDTRTDRFIIAPCSWSIHLVHMSSFLQKLPDSEILRTCSTSPFAEAPDFIHNQRRQWDYLIQHPYWKETFRMGEPRIFTRAVNGEWIMVE
- the LOC110785493 gene encoding ras-related protein Rab2BV produces the protein MAYRVDHEYDYLFKIVLIGDSGVGKSNILSRFTRNEFCLESKSTIGVEFATRTLQVEGKVVKAQIWDTAGQERYRAITSAYYRGAVGALLVYDLTKKQSFDNVNRWLHELRDHADSNIVIMLVGNKSDLRHLRGVTEQEGQFLAEREELVFLETSALDSTNVDKAFQTILLDIYQVISKKTLAAQQASGSLPQGTNINVGTNNNFNKKPCCST